The segment ATTAATCTCATTCTTACCAAGAAATTCAAACTACAAAAAAATAACCCTTACGCCAAATCAATAATCTCCAAATTAAAAGAAAGTTCGTTCGCTAACTCTTCAGGCAATGGAATTCGTTGTGCCAACTTATCTGTTGTAGCTACATCAACTTTATACTTTTCTCCCATCACAATATTAAACCAGCGTTCTCTTTCTGTTACAACTCTATACATTTTCTCATCCTGTGTTTCACTGATGTACGGCAGATATACCTTTATTGACTTCCCGCATTTTTCAGCTTTTGCACCAATTCGATCGACTCTACCTGTTCGTTGTTCAAGTGTGCTGGGATTCCAACAAAGATCATGATGGATGATATGCCTGCAGTTAAGATGGAGATCGACTCCTTCAGCCATAACGCTGCTTGTAATTAAAATATCCGGGAAGAAAGGGGTGTTGAACGTTTTCATCAGTTTTTGTCGTGCTTCCGGTTTCGTAGCACCGTAGCAAAGCCTGACATTAGCCATAACTGTACTATCCTTTTCATCCGCCTTTTCCACTTCATCCAAATCTTCAAGAATTACGTCTTTTACTCTGATTCCGCCTGGCTGAATTGATTTTAAATGATTAATATAGTCTTCTCTATCTTCCCTTCTATTCCTCAAAAAGACGAGAAAGTTTTTAATCATCCCAAGGAGAGTCACTCCAGAATTATCAGTCGTGCTGAACGATTTTTCAAGCCATTCAATATCATAGTTTCCTTCGCTGGCTGCAGCAAAACGAACAAGAAAAGATGGGGTACGCATATAGCGGAGAATCAACTCTATAATCTCTATGCGGTAGATTTCAAGTTCGCTGAAATCGTCAATTAGCTCATTAAGAATTGACACTGATTTCTTGTACAACAAAGAGTCTTTATCGGTGATTTTGTCGGCTATCTTTTCCAACTGATCAAAAACTTCATCTTCACTGCATTTTAATATCTCAGCTCCTCTCACTTTGATGTTTTCTTTCATCGCCTCGGACATGTATTTTCTTAAGGCCTTAGCAGTAGCAATATAATGGCAAAAGACAAGCACCTTCTCTCCTTTAGTCCAAAGAGAAATAGCCCGATCAACCGTTGGCTTCACTTTAGGATGTGTGCTCCCTTTGCTTGCCGAAATACTCAATGCCTCATTTAATTGATCAAGATACCAATCAGCTACCGAATCAGTTGCAGTGTCGGGTTCTACCAGATCATCATCGAGGTCTGTAATATTCCCAATCTCTTTTTTCAAACGTTCTTCTCTCGTAAAACGAAATGCTTCAAAACTAGAGGCTAAGCCTTCTGCAAAAACAGGTCTTTTATCGGGTTGAATTGTTGTTAATCTGGCTGCCAATAAAAAAGGCAGCATCGATTCCTTTGTTACTTCAAGCCCCTGGGTCAACTGACTTATTGCTTGATCATCCTTCTGTATAAGATTACCTGCTAAATTATCTCTTCGGGGAATACCATCATAAACTCCTTTTAATTCCCGAGGTTTCAAATGACGAATAACATATTTTTTTAGCAATGTCTCCACAATACCAAGTTTATTTCGAGCAATCTGATAATCCTCGATCACTTTTTGAACGACAGGAGTAAGTGTAGCTTCTTCGCTATTAACAGCCAGCCACCATTCATATACATCAGTGTAAACTTTATTATTCAGCGTTAAATCTTCAGTCGTTAATTTTCCCCAACTTGAATCAAGCTTTCTGGCTGCAATCTGCGAATTATCTAATTGCGTAAGTAAAAGATCCAGTTCTTCTTTATAACCTGTGCTACCTATTACAGGAGCTATTGAATTTGTCCAGTTAATTGTTTTAAAACGTTCAAGAACTCTGAATAATTCGTGATGGCCCAATTGAAATGGAGTAGCTGTCAAAAAAATCATCCGATCAAATTGACCAGTTAATAATCCAGCCTCTTCTTCAGCTAGTGGATTATGAAACAACTTTGTGACTAATTGCGTTTGTGCATTTTTGAGATGATGTGCTTCATCAAAAATTAATAGCGGAAGGTGTAATTTTATTTTCTTCAAACAGCTTGCCCATAGAGATTTTGCTTCATCATTTAACATTCGTCTCACATTCTGCAAACGTTGC is part of the Lacibacter sediminis genome and harbors:
- a CDS encoding helicase-related protein; protein product: MSYSYPLHESINLHVADRISLEDAQRQLRTADAILHRLKDQPGVILADEVGMGKTFVALAAAVSIYLKDKKPVVVMIPHNLTAKWPNDFRLFRESCITNPAIRSNLRCEVAERPEKFLNLLDDDEDKRAAIIFLTHGALTRSMSDGWIKLAIIQKALYRRRDTEEVYKLLGKYAGSLVEMLYIENKNRSIDIWRLLFDAHPSKWKRILVKNGFFNAEDDDPVSSIFINELDKLTTSQLDNLYKDLRQELPKRSSDNIKQRLQNVRRMLNDEAKSLWASCLKKIKLHLPLLIFDEAHHLKNAQTQLVTKLFHNPLAEEEAGLLTGQFDRMIFLTATPFQLGHHELFRVLERFKTINWTNSIAPVIGSTGYKEELDLLLTQLDNSQIAARKLDSSWGKLTTEDLTLNNKVYTDVYEWWLAVNSEEATLTPVVQKVIEDYQIARNKLGIVETLLKKYVIRHLKPRELKGVYDGIPRRDNLAGNLIQKDDQAISQLTQGLEVTKESMLPFLLAARLTTIQPDKRPVFAEGLASSFEAFRFTREERLKKEIGNITDLDDDLVEPDTATDSVADWYLDQLNEALSISASKGSTHPKVKPTVDRAISLWTKGEKVLVFCHYIATAKALRKYMSEAMKENIKVRGAEILKCSEDEVFDQLEKIADKITDKDSLLYKKSVSILNELIDDFSELEIYRIEIIELILRYMRTPSFLVRFAAASEGNYDIEWLEKSFSTTDNSGVTLLGMIKNFLVFLRNRREDREDYINHLKSIQPGGIRVKDVILEDLDEVEKADEKDSTVMANVRLCYGATKPEARQKLMKTFNTPFFPDILITSSVMAEGVDLHLNCRHIIHHDLCWNPSTLEQRTGRVDRIGAKAEKCGKSIKVYLPYISETQDEKMYRVVTERERWFNIVMGEKYKVDVATTDKLAQRIPLPEELANELSFNLEIIDLA